In the Phenylobacterium soli genome, GTCCTCTAACATGGCCGTTCTCGTCATCGCCGATCACGACAACGCGTCGCTGAAGGAAGACACCGCCAAGGTGGTCACCGCCGCCCAGAAGGTGTCGGGCGACATCGACATCCTGGTCGCCGGCCAGGGCGCCAAGGCCGTCGCCGACGCCGCCGCCAAGATCCAGGGCGTGCGCAAGGTGCTGCTGGCCGAGAGCGCCGAGCTGGGCCAGGGCCTGGCCGAGGCCGTCGAGGCCCTCGTCGTGCCGCTCATGGCCAACTACGACGCGGTGCTGGTGCCCGCGACCTCGCAGGGCAAGAACTTCGCCCCGCGGATCGCCGCCAAGCTCGACGTGGCCCAGATCTCGGACGCCATCGAGGTGGTCGACGCCAACACCTTCGTGCGCCCGATCTACGCCGGCAACGCGCTGGAGACCGTCCAGTCGTCGGACGCCAAGAAGGTCGTCACCGTCCGCCCGACCGCCTTCAAGGCGGCGGCCGAAGGCGGCTCGGCCTCGGTCGAGACGATCGCCGCCCCCGGCGCGCCGGCGAAGACCCACTTCGTCGACCAGAAGCTCGTGAAGAGCGCCCGTCCGGAACTGACCGCGGCCAAGATCGTGGTCTCTGGCGGCCGCGCCATGGGCTCGGCCGAGGAGTTCCAGCGGGTCATCGAGCCGCTCGCCGACAAGCTCGGCGCGGCGGTGGGCGCCAGCCGCGCCGCGGTGGACGCCGGCTACGCGCCGAACGACTACCAGGTCGGCCAGACGGGCAAGGTCGTCGCCCCCGAGCTCTATGTCGCCATCGGCATCTCGGGCGCCATCCAGCACCTGGCCGGCATGAAGGACTCCAAGGTGATCGTGGCGATCAACAAGGATCCGGACGCCCCGATCTTCCAGGTGGCCGACTACGGCCTGGTGGCCGACTACAAGGCCGCCGTGCCGGAGCTGATGTCCGCGCTGGGCTGAGCCCGCGCCTCATCGCCGAAGAAACGAGGGCGGCTCCTGCGGGAGCCGCCCTTTCTTTTTGCGGCGGCCGACGGTCCGGTCACGCTGCGGCGCAGCAAAAGGGTTGCCGCATAGCGGTAAACGCGTGTTAGAAACCCGTTTTCCTGCGGGTGGCGCGTGTGCGAGCGCCCGCTCAGCGAGGCTTCGCCGAATGGTTCAAATCAGGAAGGTCGGCGTGATCGGCGCCGGCCAGATGGGGTCGGGCATCGCCCACGTCTGCGCCCTGGGCGGCTACGACGTCCTGCTGCACGACGTGAGCCCCGATCGCATCGAGGCGGGCGTCGAGCTCATCAAGAAGAACCTGAGCCGCCAGGTGGTCCGCGGGATCATCGGCCAGGAGGCGATGGACGCCGCCCTATCCCACGTCAAGCCAGCGCCCGAGCTGCAGGCGGTGGGCGCGACCGACCTCGCCATCGAGGCGGCCACCGAGGACGAGCAGGTCAAGAAGACCATCTTCAAGGCGCTGCAGCCCCACCTGGGTCCAGACACCCTGCTGGCGTCCAACACCTCGTCGATCTCGATCACGCGCCTGGCCTCGGCCACCGACCGGCCGGAGCGCTTCATCGGGCTCCACTTCATGAACCCGGCGCCGCTGATGAAGCTCGTGGAGATCATCCGCGGCATCGCCACCGACGCCGAGACCTACGACACCGCCGTCAAGTTCGCCCAGTCGCTCGGCAAGACCACGGCCAACGCCGAGGACTTCCCGGCCTTCATCGTCAACCGGATCCTGGTGCCGATGATCAACGAGGCGATCTACACCCTCTACGAGGGCGTCGGCACGGTGGACGCCATCGACACAGCGATGAAGCTCGGCGCCAACCATCCCATGGGCCCGCTCGAGCTCGGCGACTTCATTGGCCTCGACACCGTGCTGTCGATCATGAACGTGCTCTACGACGGCCTGTCGGACTCCAAGTACCGGCCCTGCCCGCTTCTCGTGAAATACGTCG is a window encoding:
- a CDS encoding 3-hydroxybutyryl-CoA dehydrogenase, which gives rise to MVQIRKVGVIGAGQMGSGIAHVCALGGYDVLLHDVSPDRIEAGVELIKKNLSRQVVRGIIGQEAMDAALSHVKPAPELQAVGATDLAIEAATEDEQVKKTIFKALQPHLGPDTLLASNTSSISITRLASATDRPERFIGLHFMNPAPLMKLVEIIRGIATDAETYDTAVKFAQSLGKTTANAEDFPAFIVNRILVPMINEAIYTLYEGVGTVDAIDTAMKLGANHPMGPLELGDFIGLDTVLSIMNVLYDGLSDSKYRPCPLLVKYVEAGWLGRKTGRGFYDYRGDVPVPTR
- a CDS encoding electron transfer flavoprotein subunit alpha/FixB family protein; the encoded protein is MAVLVIADHDNASLKEDTAKVVTAAQKVSGDIDILVAGQGAKAVADAAAKIQGVRKVLLAESAELGQGLAEAVEALVVPLMANYDAVLVPATSQGKNFAPRIAAKLDVAQISDAIEVVDANTFVRPIYAGNALETVQSSDAKKVVTVRPTAFKAAAEGGSASVETIAAPGAPAKTHFVDQKLVKSARPELTAAKIVVSGGRAMGSAEEFQRVIEPLADKLGAAVGASRAAVDAGYAPNDYQVGQTGKVVAPELYVAIGISGAIQHLAGMKDSKVIVAINKDPDAPIFQVADYGLVADYKAAVPELMSALG